In Nocardioides faecalis, the following proteins share a genomic window:
- a CDS encoding glycosyltransferase: MNSTSTGSTLVSHEWIAPTGGSENVFRELMAAVPDADAICLWNDDSPDSFNRPVKESWIARSPLRRSKALALPTMPIAWRSVNLTGYDRVLASSHAFGHHLASRAARTGLDGYAYVHTPARYIWAPEVEVRGRGVVARSASRPLKILDRAAVDQRVQYAANSEYIRRRIASAWGVDARVIYPAVDVDRIWSRAAWRDHLSSEEARIIESVPTSGYLLGASRLVSYKRLDQVIALAESLQMPAVIAGSGPAEAELRAQASAVGVPVVFVGRVSDELLYALYQEASLFVFLPVEDFGIMPVEAMAAGTPVLVNSVGGAAESVRITGGGVAVDGDSSIATLAGAARTAIGLPMTSVPRRTARFSKSSFRREILDWIGEAGEVAP, from the coding sequence ATGAACTCCACGAGCACGGGTTCGACGCTCGTTTCTCATGAATGGATCGCGCCGACGGGCGGCTCTGAAAACGTCTTTCGCGAGCTGATGGCGGCAGTCCCAGACGCGGATGCGATCTGTTTGTGGAACGACGATTCGCCGGACTCCTTCAATCGGCCGGTCAAAGAGTCGTGGATTGCAAGATCGCCTTTACGTCGGTCGAAGGCGCTCGCGCTGCCGACGATGCCGATTGCTTGGCGCTCCGTCAATCTGACCGGCTACGACCGCGTCCTAGCATCTTCACATGCATTCGGACACCACCTGGCCTCGCGCGCGGCGCGCACGGGGTTGGACGGTTATGCCTATGTCCACACCCCTGCGCGCTACATCTGGGCGCCGGAGGTTGAAGTCCGCGGACGCGGAGTAGTGGCGAGGTCAGCGAGCCGTCCGCTGAAGATATTGGACCGTGCCGCAGTGGACCAGCGTGTTCAGTACGCGGCAAACAGCGAGTACATCCGGCGCCGGATAGCTTCGGCTTGGGGTGTTGACGCCAGGGTGATCTACCCTGCTGTCGACGTTGATCGCATCTGGAGCCGGGCCGCGTGGCGAGATCACCTGTCCTCCGAAGAAGCCCGGATAATCGAATCTGTACCCACGAGTGGATACCTTCTGGGAGCCTCGCGCCTCGTTTCCTACAAGCGCTTGGATCAAGTGATCGCGCTTGCAGAATCTCTGCAGATGCCAGCCGTGATCGCGGGATCCGGGCCGGCCGAGGCCGAACTCAGAGCCCAGGCGAGCGCGGTGGGCGTGCCTGTCGTGTTCGTTGGCAGGGTGAGCGACGAACTGCTGTACGCCCTCTATCAAGAGGCATCGCTGTTCGTGTTTCTACCTGTTGAGGACTTCGGCATCATGCCGGTGGAGGCCATGGCTGCCGGCACGCCGGTGCTCGTGAACTCTGTTGGTGGCGCCGCGGAGTCGGTGAGGATCACGGGAGGCGGGGTTGCGGTGGACGGCGACTCCTCGATCGCGACCCTTGCTGGTGCCGCGCGAACCGCGATCGGGCTGCCAATGACGTCGGTTCCCCGCCGGACCGCCCGATTCTCGAAATCATCCTTTCGTCGCGAGATATTGGACTGGATCGGGGAAGCCGGCGAGGTAGCGCCATGA
- a CDS encoding glycosyltransferase family 2 protein, giving the protein MRWPMGDIDSGRIGRPRVSLVTGSLFRQVFLERLFGSLEGQRFSDFEIIVIEQRDEDGIRRLVARFPGLNVTVTSSDRGLSRARNVGLREARGEIIGFPDDDCWYSPGTISRVVRRFDFDPSLDVLCGRVLTGTGPMLNYPRGPVRIDRSNVWHTVVSPGLFVRRSAVDAIGDFDELLGVGSGTQAGSGEETDYVLRALTQGRRAEFDPLVHVNHPSPEEVSNRLSPAVGLSYGFGMGRVLRDHDYSLSARMKAVGRPIAGAAVAAVRGDAPLAQFRVAVARGRFRGLTRGL; this is encoded by the coding sequence ATGAGGTGGCCAATGGGTGATATCGACTCAGGGCGGATTGGACGCCCTCGCGTATCCCTAGTCACCGGCAGTCTTTTCCGCCAGGTGTTCCTGGAGCGGTTGTTCGGATCACTTGAAGGTCAGCGGTTTTCTGACTTCGAGATTATCGTGATTGAGCAGCGCGACGAGGACGGCATTAGGCGTCTCGTCGCGAGGTTTCCCGGATTAAATGTAACCGTCACCTCCAGTGACAGGGGATTGTCGCGGGCGCGGAATGTTGGTCTACGGGAGGCGCGAGGCGAGATTATCGGCTTCCCTGACGACGACTGTTGGTATAGTCCGGGAACAATATCTCGAGTCGTACGTCGGTTTGACTTCGACCCTTCCCTGGATGTGTTGTGCGGTCGTGTTCTTACGGGAACCGGCCCGATGCTCAACTACCCGCGAGGCCCGGTTCGTATAGACCGTTCCAACGTTTGGCATACGGTAGTATCCCCCGGCCTGTTCGTGCGCCGATCGGCTGTGGACGCCATTGGAGATTTTGACGAGCTTCTTGGCGTCGGAAGCGGAACGCAGGCCGGCTCGGGCGAGGAGACGGATTACGTTCTACGGGCGCTGACGCAGGGGCGTCGCGCGGAGTTCGATCCGCTCGTTCATGTGAATCACCCGAGCCCCGAGGAGGTCTCGAATCGACTGAGCCCGGCGGTGGGGCTGAGTTACGGATTTGGCATGGGGCGGGTTCTCCGCGACCATGATTACTCCCTTAGCGCTCGGATGAAGGCGGTGGGACGACCCATCGCGGGAGCGGCAGTTGCGGCCGTGCGCGGTGACGCCCCGTTGGCGCAATTCCGGGTGGCTGTTGCGCGCGGTCGCTTTCGTGGTCTCACGCGTGGGCTCTGA
- a CDS encoding CDP-glycerol glycerophosphotransferase family protein, producing the protein MARVKLRPWAKFRRGHGDVRVLRGIGPGIVKGLTYIINLPLYALTRITPRRTNLWVFGSWLGRSYSDNARYYFEYVCANHPEVEAVWLTNSPAVLAEVRSSGRKCEMSGSLRGYWVSARAAIAIVTTGRRDVNRYVVPPRVVNLWHGIPLKKIEHDSSRVSERLVRQNRVARFFPFHTDAAYQLIASSSAWEASRLASAFRVASSAVRVTGAPRNDALLEELALPRNPGRCRVLYAPTFRDHDVEGPVRILRENLDMIERMLGELDMELHVRLHPNAPDPGMSSRPRLRFDSLLCTGSDLPKLMADVDLLVTDYSSLYLDFLLTDRPIMFLAYDLLDYLSNERELYFEYGDPLVTPGPICRTWEDVVENISSIRLGADSFAADRAFSRSFFHRYSDAGNCLRVFEAMTSGGSVDCEGQ; encoded by the coding sequence GTGGCCCGGGTGAAGTTGCGTCCGTGGGCAAAGTTCAGGCGAGGGCATGGTGACGTGAGGGTGCTCAGGGGAATCGGTCCAGGCATCGTGAAGGGCTTGACATATATCATCAACCTCCCTCTCTACGCGCTGACGCGTATCACCCCCCGCCGTACGAACCTGTGGGTGTTCGGATCATGGCTCGGTAGATCGTATAGCGATAATGCGCGCTACTACTTCGAGTATGTCTGCGCCAATCATCCGGAAGTCGAGGCGGTCTGGCTTACGAACTCGCCGGCGGTGCTGGCGGAGGTGCGGTCGTCGGGGCGCAAGTGCGAGATGAGCGGGTCGTTGCGCGGATACTGGGTGTCCGCCCGCGCCGCGATTGCAATCGTCACGACCGGGCGGCGCGACGTTAACCGATACGTTGTGCCCCCGCGGGTGGTTAACCTTTGGCACGGCATTCCGTTGAAGAAGATCGAGCACGACAGCTCACGTGTTAGTGAGCGGCTAGTTCGTCAGAACCGTGTCGCGCGGTTCTTCCCGTTTCACACGGATGCCGCATACCAACTCATCGCGTCTTCGTCGGCCTGGGAGGCGTCTCGGCTCGCCTCGGCGTTTCGCGTTGCGAGCAGTGCCGTCCGCGTGACTGGCGCTCCGCGGAACGATGCTCTGCTTGAAGAGCTTGCGTTGCCGCGTAATCCTGGCCGGTGCCGGGTGCTGTATGCCCCTACCTTTCGTGACCACGACGTCGAGGGGCCCGTCCGTATTCTTCGAGAGAATCTAGATATGATCGAGCGGATGCTGGGAGAGCTCGATATGGAGTTGCATGTGCGTCTCCATCCCAATGCGCCGGACCCAGGCATGTCGAGTCGGCCGCGTCTTCGCTTCGATTCTCTTCTTTGTACCGGTTCTGATCTGCCGAAATTGATGGCTGACGTGGACCTGCTCGTCACTGATTATTCAAGTTTGTATCTCGACTTCCTGTTGACGGACCGCCCCATTATGTTCTTGGCTTACGACCTTCTTGACTACCTCTCGAATGAACGTGAGTTGTACTTCGAATACGGAGATCCGCTCGTTACTCCGGGCCCGATCTGCAGGACCTGGGAGGATGTCGTTGAGAATATTTCGTCGATACGCTTGGGCGCGGACAGTTTCGCCGCGGATCGTGCCTTCAGTAGATCGTTCTTCCACCGGTATTCAGATGCGGGGAACTGCTTGCGTGTGTTCGAAGCGATGACGTCCGGAGGTTCTGTGGATTGCGAGGGACAGTGA
- a CDS encoding lipopolysaccharide biosynthesis protein, translated as MREFLLRLQRVFAGKSGDFFVALALQISGAGLAYLSQVALARTAGASGFGLLSLVVSVSAVVGLVITLGMGALGLRLLPAWVRDGEGAMARQFLVLAYALTIALASLVGAGVVAVGASIAWGAATALGVTLLVTVTALVSLGGDFGRGIGAFASAYGAALVLRPAVAMLTLGVLAWAGVAGFGAGLSALVVGGWVAVVVQVGVIRRRLARLGGRGRVGRGNSVGWLRMAPSYMIANLLVLFLLQVDILVCSVVLESRDLGYYSSAVRTLAVISVVSGAIVSVAAPRFALASGDRIQLEREVRIVARWQFALVCGVAVPLFVAAPWVLGLFGSGFASAEWAMRLMVIGQVVNAAFGPSGTVLVYSGFPRVVSGGTLVCVFMAALACFFGASMWGLTGAAGGYATGTVTGGVILWWLARSRVSVDTGVWNRAVSSSD; from the coding sequence GTGCGTGAGTTTCTGCTGCGATTGCAACGGGTCTTCGCGGGTAAGTCTGGCGACTTCTTCGTTGCCCTCGCACTTCAGATTTCGGGTGCTGGTTTGGCGTATCTCTCCCAAGTCGCGTTGGCTCGGACGGCTGGGGCCAGCGGGTTTGGTCTTCTAAGCCTCGTCGTTAGTGTTTCGGCCGTTGTTGGTCTCGTCATCACGCTCGGGATGGGCGCGTTAGGACTGAGGCTGCTGCCAGCCTGGGTTCGCGATGGTGAAGGTGCGATGGCGCGCCAGTTTCTCGTGCTCGCGTATGCGTTGACTATCGCGTTGGCTTCGCTTGTCGGAGCAGGTGTAGTCGCGGTCGGCGCTTCGATAGCGTGGGGCGCAGCGACTGCCCTGGGAGTCACACTCCTGGTGACGGTGACGGCACTTGTAAGTCTTGGAGGCGACTTCGGGCGGGGTATCGGTGCTTTCGCCAGTGCTTATGGAGCTGCGCTGGTTCTTCGCCCAGCGGTGGCGATGCTTACGCTTGGCGTCCTGGCTTGGGCGGGCGTCGCAGGTTTCGGAGCTGGGCTTAGCGCCCTAGTTGTTGGAGGATGGGTTGCGGTCGTCGTTCAGGTGGGTGTGATTCGACGGCGGCTTGCGCGTTTGGGGGGGCGCGGGCGAGTCGGTCGTGGCAATTCGGTCGGCTGGCTGCGAATGGCTCCTAGCTATATGATCGCTAACCTGCTTGTCCTGTTCCTACTGCAGGTTGACATTCTTGTATGCTCGGTTGTGCTCGAGAGTCGTGACTTGGGGTACTACTCGTCAGCGGTGCGTACGCTGGCCGTTATCTCGGTCGTCAGTGGGGCCATCGTTAGTGTGGCGGCGCCGCGATTCGCGCTTGCATCCGGAGATAGAATCCAACTTGAGCGTGAAGTCCGCATCGTCGCTCGTTGGCAGTTTGCGCTGGTCTGCGGAGTTGCTGTGCCGCTCTTTGTCGCGGCGCCCTGGGTTCTTGGTCTGTTTGGCTCGGGATTTGCGTCGGCGGAATGGGCGATGCGTTTGATGGTCATTGGCCAGGTGGTGAATGCTGCGTTTGGCCCATCTGGAACAGTTCTCGTGTATTCGGGGTTCCCCCGCGTTGTTTCCGGCGGCACGTTAGTGTGTGTGTTCATGGCTGCCTTGGCTTGTTTTTTTGGTGCCTCTATGTGGGGGCTCACTGGTGCGGCGGGAGGGTACGCGACTGGCACCGTCACTGGGGGTGTGATTTTGTGGTGGCTTGCGCGGTCACGGGTTTCCGTAGATACCGGCGTATGGAATCGTGCAGTGAGTTCTAGCGATTGA
- a CDS encoding O-antigen ligase family protein, whose translation MAAQFVDVTLGSAGSFVISAQKLVAILILPLGVVLMRRLVVPGALVALSAIIVLAFCAGPLLSDTPKATLFASVLAILLNLASAIVLYSALTRDRAAIGLFAWVWIAASAVTAAVCLGQMLGALPLYTVTEEALSRRDVVAGLRRGTGFKFDPNFAAMMLVVGLGFVRTLVRPPARWLLSLLLIVGIICTFSRMGLIVAAIVMIMSSGGMHRSSASRVVGRAGALIAVGVVGRVLYEFTSGQVRDYVDSRTQDLMSGVDLVLGRNAGASSTGSAVERADLVGATVGIIRDHWMFGLGPNNLQEELAWAIGADKGAHNTYLESLAIGGIFGLLGLIFYFAICRTSLRSLSAQAAPGSLANTRRAVSLLCLSAALMAVVLTINYNSFLFLPITVALAFRCISAPVDNERGPGEVASVGKVQARAW comes from the coding sequence GTGGCGGCCCAGTTCGTGGACGTGACGCTGGGGTCTGCAGGCAGTTTTGTTATCTCCGCCCAGAAGCTTGTTGCAATCCTGATTCTGCCGCTCGGCGTCGTTCTGATGCGACGACTGGTTGTGCCTGGAGCACTTGTGGCGCTTTCCGCAATAATCGTCTTGGCCTTTTGCGCGGGACCGTTACTATCGGACACGCCGAAAGCAACGCTGTTCGCGTCGGTCTTGGCAATTCTGCTCAACCTAGCGTCAGCGATCGTGCTCTACTCTGCTCTCACGCGCGACCGTGCGGCGATTGGGTTGTTCGCTTGGGTCTGGATCGCAGCGTCAGCGGTAACTGCCGCCGTCTGCTTGGGACAGATGCTCGGAGCGCTTCCGCTGTATACGGTGACGGAGGAAGCGCTTTCTCGTAGGGATGTAGTCGCGGGGCTACGCAGAGGCACCGGCTTTAAGTTTGACCCGAATTTCGCGGCAATGATGCTCGTTGTCGGTTTAGGGTTCGTTCGGACTCTAGTGCGTCCACCCGCCAGATGGCTGCTTAGCCTCCTTCTTATCGTGGGAATTATCTGCACGTTCTCCCGTATGGGGTTAATCGTCGCCGCAATCGTAATGATCATGAGTTCTGGCGGAATGCACCGGTCTTCGGCCAGTCGCGTTGTGGGCCGCGCGGGCGCGCTCATAGCCGTCGGTGTCGTAGGCCGAGTGCTCTATGAATTCACCTCCGGCCAGGTGAGAGACTATGTCGACAGTCGGACCCAGGATCTAATGAGCGGTGTTGATCTCGTGCTCGGTCGGAACGCAGGCGCCTCGAGCACCGGTTCGGCGGTCGAGCGGGCCGACCTAGTCGGTGCGACAGTCGGCATTATTCGCGACCATTGGATGTTCGGTCTAGGGCCGAATAACCTGCAGGAGGAGCTTGCTTGGGCTATCGGGGCGGACAAAGGTGCTCATAATACGTACCTCGAGTCGCTGGCGATCGGCGGAATCTTCGGCCTTCTAGGGTTGATCTTCTATTTTGCTATCTGTCGCACGTCCTTAAGATCTCTGAGTGCACAGGCGGCCCCGGGAAGTCTTGCGAACACGCGTCGGGCCGTGTCGCTGTTATGCCTTTCGGCAGCTCTCATGGCCGTAGTGTTGACTATAAATTACAACTCCTTCTTGTTCCTTCCCATCACAGTCGCGTTGGCGTTCAGGTGCATAAGCGCTCCGGTCGATAATGAGCGTGGCCCGGGTGAAGTTGCGTCCGTGGGCAAAGTTCAGGCGAGGGCATGGTGA
- a CDS encoding glycosyltransferase family 4 protein encodes MTVYVDRRYDGAHGIGRYAREIYSRMELEFVALPTRGNPVSPTSLASGGWLVPNRNDVIYSPGFGTGFSRARQLLTVHDLIHLTHPSGRTKARLQRVYYERAVRQSILRTGHVMTVSEVSAGAIREWLVDESVEIHVTGNGCSDSFTPDGAVHLRDRPYALFVGNAKPHKNPGLVFAALSRISDLDLVVVTADWSSLAPVAAAAGVLDRIIVVSGVDDDQLAEYYRGAEVLLFPSIVEGFGLPVLEALKCHTPVVYCSIAESVAEICEGTQFAVSDPGDIAGYATAIEVALDSQFAAPPSLAGYDWANVARRVDAVLKRLIDEVANG; translated from the coding sequence ATGACCGTGTATGTCGATCGTCGCTACGACGGCGCCCACGGCATCGGCCGGTACGCTCGTGAAATCTATAGTCGTATGGAGCTCGAGTTCGTCGCTCTCCCGACACGGGGTAACCCGGTCTCTCCGACGTCGTTGGCTTCGGGAGGATGGCTTGTTCCTAATCGGAACGACGTGATCTACAGCCCCGGATTCGGTACTGGATTCTCGCGAGCCCGCCAACTGCTGACGGTTCACGATCTAATTCACCTTACTCATCCGTCTGGACGGACAAAGGCCCGGCTTCAACGGGTCTATTACGAGCGTGCGGTGCGACAGTCGATTCTCAGAACCGGCCACGTGATGACCGTCTCGGAAGTGTCAGCTGGGGCGATCCGCGAGTGGCTCGTCGACGAGTCCGTCGAGATCCATGTCACTGGGAACGGCTGCTCGGACTCCTTCACCCCGGATGGTGCCGTCCACCTGCGCGACCGGCCATACGCACTGTTTGTTGGGAACGCGAAACCACACAAGAATCCCGGGCTGGTGTTCGCCGCCTTATCCAGGATTTCTGACCTCGATCTGGTCGTTGTGACGGCCGATTGGTCGAGTCTCGCGCCAGTTGCTGCTGCAGCAGGCGTCTTGGACAGGATTATCGTCGTGTCCGGTGTCGATGACGACCAACTCGCGGAGTACTACCGTGGGGCGGAAGTCCTTTTGTTTCCTTCGATTGTCGAGGGATTTGGGTTGCCAGTCCTTGAGGCGCTGAAGTGCCACACGCCGGTGGTCTACTGCTCCATCGCTGAGTCCGTCGCGGAAATCTGTGAGGGAACGCAATTCGCTGTAAGCGATCCCGGTGACATCGCGGGCTACGCCACCGCAATCGAAGTTGCACTGGACTCCCAGTTTGCTGCTCCCCCGAGCCTCGCCGGATATGACTGGGCCAATGTCGCCCGGCGGGTTGATGCCGTTCTCAAGCGTCTGATTGATGAGGTGGCCAATGGGTGA
- a CDS encoding capsular polysaccharide synthesis protein, translated as MTIETRVGLRADGPINRTVFILWFQGEAAAPRLVRRCIDSWRTQNPTWDVVVLDRNSLSEYVELPAWCSSKLGAAHLSDLVRLRLLEAHGGVWADATTYCSWPLDSWLPGAYAGGFFAFAWPDPGYELSNWFLAADPGEPLLTNTRELLEAYWAEMPEREPGRIRILLGKILVRLLRRSSKTTSLWFSFPVRRVLKVYPYFAFHYAFAAAVGWDVQLRNRWNSVVKISSDGPHSLQRYGLDRRVDEVMMNELSDPSVPLYKLTYKGTDHLIDDSSSALGCLLSVSRDQSSA; from the coding sequence GTGACTATCGAGACGAGGGTGGGTTTGCGCGCCGACGGGCCGATCAACAGAACCGTGTTTATCCTGTGGTTCCAGGGCGAGGCGGCGGCACCCCGCCTCGTGCGGCGCTGTATCGATTCTTGGCGCACTCAGAACCCCACTTGGGACGTCGTGGTTCTCGACCGTAACTCGCTCTCGGAATACGTCGAGTTGCCTGCGTGGTGCTCGTCCAAGCTGGGCGCAGCGCATCTCTCGGACCTAGTTAGGCTGCGCCTCCTCGAGGCCCACGGCGGCGTATGGGCCGACGCTACAACCTACTGCTCGTGGCCGTTGGATTCGTGGCTCCCTGGAGCTTACGCCGGGGGTTTTTTCGCTTTCGCTTGGCCGGATCCCGGCTACGAACTGTCAAATTGGTTTCTGGCGGCGGACCCAGGCGAGCCGCTATTGACTAACACGCGCGAGTTGCTGGAGGCGTACTGGGCGGAGATGCCTGAAAGGGAGCCAGGACGGATCCGCATCTTACTTGGAAAGATTTTGGTTCGCCTACTTCGGCGGTCGAGTAAGACGACGTCGCTCTGGTTTAGTTTCCCGGTTCGGCGGGTGCTGAAAGTCTATCCCTATTTCGCTTTTCATTACGCCTTCGCTGCTGCGGTTGGCTGGGACGTCCAGTTGCGTAACCGCTGGAATAGCGTCGTGAAGATCTCGTCCGACGGTCCTCACTCGTTGCAGAGGTACGGTCTGGATCGGCGCGTGGACGAAGTCATGATGAATGAGCTTTCGGATCCCTCTGTCCCACTTTACAAACTCACTTACAAGGGGACCGATCACCTGATTGACGACAGTTCTTCTGCGCTCGGATGTCTTCTTTCAGTCTCGAGAGATCAATCGAGTGCGTGA
- a CDS encoding polysaccharide biosynthesis tyrosine autokinase produces the protein MSARAVLDTVNLEITVTHSDAHEAQLLAQSYAEQLSELVSELERPAGAREAPVKASIVDTASLDTDPVNPKPKQNIALGIVAGLLLGVGIAILRSVFDTRVRSADDIAAVIDRPVLGVIGFDPQSQSVPLVTDIPSHAPRAEAFRVLRTNLQFVDVDKQRRVFVITSAVPGEGKTSTAVNLAISLAQGGSKTLLVEADLRRPRAAQKLGLDGSIGVTTVLVGSIGWQDALINHASSGLDLLAAGAIPPNPAELIQSRAMGDLLESLRAQYDVVIVDAPPLLPVADAALLAASADGAILVARHGRTTRDQLSHAWERLDAVDAKVVGVVLNMVKGTSEKHGYGYGYGYAPSESES, from the coding sequence GTGTCCGCCAGGGCGGTCCTGGACACGGTCAACCTCGAGATCACCGTTACCCACTCTGACGCTCATGAGGCGCAACTGCTCGCGCAGTCCTATGCGGAGCAGTTGAGCGAACTCGTCAGCGAACTGGAGAGGCCCGCGGGGGCGCGTGAAGCCCCAGTCAAGGCATCCATCGTCGACACCGCATCTCTGGACACAGACCCGGTAAACCCGAAGCCGAAGCAGAACATCGCACTGGGAATCGTAGCGGGGCTTCTGCTCGGCGTGGGCATCGCCATTCTGCGTAGCGTATTCGATACGCGGGTAAGGTCTGCTGACGACATCGCCGCCGTCATTGATCGCCCGGTGCTTGGGGTCATCGGATTCGATCCACAAAGTCAGAGCGTGCCTTTGGTGACCGACATCCCCTCGCACGCCCCCCGCGCAGAGGCGTTTCGCGTCCTGCGCACGAACCTCCAGTTTGTCGACGTGGACAAGCAGAGGCGCGTCTTTGTAATCACGTCTGCCGTGCCAGGCGAGGGGAAGACGTCAACGGCCGTAAACCTCGCCATTAGCCTTGCGCAGGGCGGCAGCAAGACTCTGCTCGTGGAGGCGGATCTCCGTCGTCCAAGAGCGGCACAAAAACTTGGCTTGGATGGGTCGATCGGCGTGACCACGGTTCTCGTAGGGAGCATTGGATGGCAAGATGCACTCATCAATCACGCTTCATCGGGCCTCGACCTCTTGGCGGCGGGAGCGATCCCGCCCAACCCGGCCGAACTCATACAGTCACGGGCGATGGGCGACCTCTTGGAATCGCTGCGTGCTCAATACGACGTGGTGATCGTCGATGCACCGCCGCTGCTGCCCGTGGCCGACGCCGCGCTACTCGCTGCGAGCGCGGACGGAGCGATTCTGGTGGCCAGGCACGGGCGCACTACCCGTGATCAACTGTCCCATGCCTGGGAAAGGCTCGATGCAGTGGATGCCAAGGTGGTCGGCGTTGTGCTCAATATGGTTAAAGGCACTTCAGAGAAGCACGGGTACGGGTACGGGTACGGATACGCTCCTAGCGAAAGCGAATCATGA
- a CDS encoding DUF4012 domain-containing protein: MLKSRRVWIWCGAAAVAALVAWTGWIAWQVNRDLNDVVRHSEAIQDAVEVRDATQLEQALANLREASDSAAERTSGITWGALTLLPIVGDDATGIKVVSRIADELARDGIEPLVAASESFEDLLPRDGRIDIEAIRSIEEPTSKAQRAFADADLLLADIDASGFIARIEDRFEDLRKRVRRAATNLRTASTATRVLPSMLGGDRPQHYLLVFQNNAEIRATGGLAGAVSYVKSDAGSLQLKAQKAGSEFGETSEPVIPLSKAESTLYGDVLGTYFVNAGMTPDVPRAAALLRARWDQEYPARPVDGVIMVDAVAIAYMLEATGPIDVEGVRIDGDNAVDELLHRSYLRMPDPKDQDAFFAEVAEATFDRFIGGVDKPELLIKALARAARERRSMIHSFDAQTQSELAGSVIAGEVSKRGAYRDPNVLVTLNDTTGAKMSYFLRYDVDITPTSCVREVQTYSAKARLRSVAPQEAATLPNYVTGGGDYGIKPGNQVVTLRVYAPVGGELGALKVNGAKVDWETAVEGNRVVGTAYVQLSPAQLVNLTWTMASDKGQTGATSVTVTPTIETKDLSYTVASTC, encoded by the coding sequence ATGCTGAAGTCTAGAAGGGTCTGGATCTGGTGCGGCGCCGCGGCCGTGGCTGCGCTGGTTGCTTGGACCGGCTGGATCGCCTGGCAGGTTAATCGTGACCTCAACGACGTGGTGCGGCATTCAGAAGCGATCCAGGACGCAGTCGAGGTGCGCGACGCGACGCAGCTTGAGCAGGCGCTGGCGAACTTGCGGGAAGCTAGTGACTCCGCCGCGGAGCGTACGTCTGGAATCACATGGGGCGCGCTCACCCTGCTTCCGATCGTTGGCGACGACGCCACAGGAATAAAAGTCGTTAGCCGTATAGCGGATGAGTTGGCTCGAGATGGCATTGAGCCGCTCGTGGCAGCGTCGGAGAGCTTCGAGGATCTGCTTCCACGCGACGGCAGGATTGACATCGAAGCGATCCGCAGCATCGAGGAGCCCACGTCGAAGGCCCAACGAGCCTTCGCAGATGCAGATCTGCTGCTCGCCGATATCGACGCCTCGGGATTCATCGCGCGGATCGAGGATCGCTTCGAGGACCTCCGGAAAAGGGTACGTCGAGCCGCCACGAACCTCCGAACCGCAAGCACCGCGACGAGGGTGCTGCCCTCGATGCTGGGCGGTGACCGCCCGCAGCACTACCTCCTAGTGTTCCAGAACAATGCCGAGATCCGGGCGACCGGGGGACTGGCTGGGGCGGTCTCTTACGTAAAGTCCGATGCTGGGTCCCTCCAACTCAAGGCTCAAAAGGCGGGGTCGGAGTTTGGTGAAACATCAGAGCCCGTCATTCCGCTCAGCAAGGCAGAGTCGACCCTGTACGGAGACGTGTTAGGTACCTACTTCGTTAACGCTGGCATGACGCCTGATGTGCCCAGGGCTGCGGCATTGTTGCGCGCGCGGTGGGACCAGGAATATCCTGCGCGGCCCGTTGACGGGGTCATCATGGTGGATGCCGTAGCCATCGCCTATATGTTGGAGGCGACAGGTCCGATTGACGTAGAGGGAGTCAGGATCGACGGCGACAACGCTGTCGACGAACTGCTCCACCGTTCCTATCTGCGGATGCCGGATCCCAAGGATCAGGACGCCTTTTTCGCGGAAGTCGCGGAAGCGACCTTCGACAGATTCATCGGCGGGGTCGACAAGCCGGAACTGCTCATCAAGGCCCTTGCCCGCGCAGCGCGTGAGCGCCGCTCGATGATCCATTCCTTTGATGCTCAAACCCAGTCCGAGTTGGCTGGATCTGTTATTGCGGGCGAGGTTTCAAAGCGCGGCGCGTACCGTGATCCGAACGTTCTCGTCACCCTGAATGACACGACCGGCGCGAAGATGTCCTACTTCTTGCGTTATGACGTGGACATCACGCCCACCTCGTGCGTGCGTGAAGTGCAGACCTATTCGGCAAAGGCTCGCCTTCGTTCAGTCGCGCCGCAGGAAGCCGCCACCCTCCCGAATTATGTTACTGGCGGGGGCGATTACGGGATCAAGCCGGGCAATCAGGTCGTCACACTCCGAGTTTACGCCCCTGTTGGGGGCGAGTTGGGTGCCCTCAAGGTCAACGGCGCCAAGGTCGATTGGGAAACGGCTGTTGAAGGTAACCGTGTCGTTGGCACGGCATATGTGCAACTTTCCCCAGCGCAGCTAGTGAATCTTACTTGGACCATGGCGAGTGACAAAGGCCAGACGGGGGCGACCAGCGTGACTGTCACCCCGACAATCGAAACAAAAGATCTGAGTTACACGGTGGCCAGCACGTGTTGA